The proteins below come from a single Pseudarthrobacter sp. SSS035 genomic window:
- a CDS encoding FadR/GntR family transcriptional regulator, with the protein MSVVSRRTLTDQVSEALLKIIVDDEMSTGDPLPPAGELAKRFDVSTVVIREAVAQLAGRGALSRRQGREPVVALPGADILAEILTMHGRQENIPPSDFLVCRAALELESAALAALNLGEHSRALALEPALATLRGAKRREAIVEADLALHLAIAELSGNRALKVILMSLVDVIATEITRRTPEENEEYRCASLRDHEAIVTAIVSGDAAAARRSMAAHFDAAMPGYANGSH; encoded by the coding sequence ATGTCAGTTGTTTCTCGTCGCACCCTCACCGACCAGGTGAGTGAGGCGCTGTTGAAGATCATCGTTGACGATGAGATGTCAACAGGAGATCCTCTACCGCCAGCCGGCGAACTGGCAAAGCGCTTTGACGTCAGCACCGTCGTTATCCGCGAAGCGGTCGCACAACTCGCAGGTCGGGGAGCGTTGTCACGCCGCCAGGGACGGGAGCCCGTTGTAGCCTTGCCCGGAGCGGATATTCTGGCCGAAATTCTGACGATGCATGGCCGGCAGGAGAATATACCGCCATCTGACTTTCTGGTATGCCGTGCCGCCCTCGAATTGGAATCCGCGGCACTCGCGGCCCTGAATCTGGGCGAGCACTCCCGGGCATTGGCGCTCGAACCAGCTCTCGCCACCTTGCGGGGCGCCAAAAGACGCGAGGCGATTGTCGAAGCCGACCTTGCGCTCCACCTGGCGATTGCTGAATTGTCCGGCAACCGTGCACTCAAAGTCATTCTGATGAGTCTTGTTGACGTCATCGCCACGGAAATCACTCGGCGCACTCCGGAGGAGAACGAAGAATACCGGTGTGCATCGCTGCGCGATCACGAAGCCATTGTCACGGCGATCGTTTCCGGGGATGCAGCCGCTGCGCGGCGCAGCATGGCTGCACATTTCGACGCCGCCATGCCGGGGTATGCCAACGGCTCTCATTAG
- the istA gene encoding IS21 family transposase produces MINLDDWAEIRHLFSTGKHSKREIGRIVGVSRGTVDRALESDRAPKYQRAAGVSSFDAFAPRVRELLVKTPTMPAATLAERVGWSGSASLFRAKVAAIRPEYAPPDPADRLVHEPGFQVQCDLWFPHEPLPVGEGQNDTPPVLVMTSAFSGFIQARMLPSRTTPDLLGGMWTLLQDAQAVPSRLLWDNESGIGRRRPTEPVAAFAGSLGLEIKLLPPRDPESKGMVERMNRFFRQRFMPGRDFRSPADFNGQLEDWLPKANHRYSRSRHGRPDELIVLDRERMRELPPVTPEAVFRNAVRLPRDYYVRVFSNDYSVDPSFIGRIVDVIADLDTVWVTHEGVIIATHVRAWARHLVVTDPAHVARAAVMRRDFRTQRVHRPEPEEAVQVRDLAAYDEIFGIDLGQQPTLLEVAS; encoded by the coding sequence GTGATCAATTTGGATGATTGGGCGGAGATACGCCACCTGTTTTCGACGGGTAAGCACTCGAAGCGTGAGATCGGCAGGATCGTGGGGGTTTCCCGCGGAACGGTGGACCGGGCGCTGGAGTCGGACCGGGCACCGAAGTATCAGCGGGCGGCCGGAGTGTCGAGTTTTGATGCGTTTGCTCCCAGGGTGCGGGAGTTGTTGGTGAAGACGCCGACGATGCCGGCCGCGACGCTCGCGGAGCGGGTGGGCTGGTCCGGTTCCGCGTCTTTGTTCCGGGCGAAGGTCGCCGCGATCCGGCCTGAATACGCCCCGCCGGACCCGGCCGACCGCCTTGTCCACGAGCCGGGTTTCCAGGTCCAGTGCGATCTCTGGTTCCCGCACGAGCCGCTGCCCGTCGGTGAGGGCCAGAATGACACGCCCCCGGTGCTGGTGATGACTTCGGCGTTCTCGGGTTTCATCCAGGCGCGGATGCTGCCGTCGCGGACGACGCCGGACCTTCTGGGCGGAATGTGGACTCTGCTGCAGGACGCGCAGGCGGTTCCGTCGCGGCTGTTGTGGGACAACGAGTCAGGCATCGGCAGGCGCCGGCCCACGGAGCCGGTGGCCGCGTTCGCCGGGTCCCTGGGGTTGGAGATCAAGCTGCTTCCGCCGCGGGATCCGGAGTCCAAGGGCATGGTCGAGCGGATGAACAGGTTCTTCCGGCAACGCTTCATGCCGGGCCGGGACTTCCGTTCCCCAGCGGATTTCAACGGCCAGCTGGAGGACTGGCTGCCCAAGGCCAATCACCGGTACTCGCGGTCCCGCCACGGCCGCCCGGACGAGCTGATCGTCCTGGACCGGGAAAGGATGCGGGAACTGCCGCCGGTGACCCCGGAGGCGGTGTTCCGCAACGCGGTGCGGCTGCCGCGGGATTACTACGTGCGGGTGTTCTCCAACGACTATTCCGTTGACCCTTCGTTCATTGGTCGGATCGTTGATGTCATCGCTGATCTGGACACCGTCTGGGTCACCCATGAGGGTGTCATCATCGCCACCCATGTCCGGGCATGGGCCCGGCATCTGGTGGTGACTGATCCGGCCCACGTTGCCCGCGCGGCGGTGATGCGCCGGGACTTCCGGACCCAAAGGGTGCACCGCCCCGAACCCGAGGAAGCGGTGCAGGTGCGGGACCTGGCCGCCTATGACGAGATCTTCGGCATCGATCTCGGCCAACAGCCGACCCTTCTGGAGGTGGCGTCATGA
- a CDS encoding SMP-30/gluconolactonase/LRE family protein — translation MCLHGESPTWDPVDSMLHWVDITAGIVHHWGLDTIYSSDAFQTEITAISPHASGGLIAATRDGFAHLYEGRLHRLSGVIADQPRLRMNDGACDGAGRFLAGSMSYGAEPDAGALYRLDLDQQVEKIIEPVSIPNGIDWNADGTLMYFTDSATGLIKGYDYDVDTGILGSQRTVLDLSDAAGEPDGLTVDAEGNLWIAMWDGWEVRCYSPEGDLLYQLPVPVQRPTSVAFAGHSLTELYITTSRYGLSAEALAAQPAAGRLLRYRPGVAGRNPTLCRVQLTTFPTTEELEPCE, via the coding sequence ATCTGTCTTCATGGCGAATCTCCCACCTGGGATCCCGTGGATTCGATGCTGCATTGGGTGGATATTACAGCTGGAATCGTCCACCACTGGGGTTTGGACACTATTTATTCATCCGACGCATTCCAGACGGAGATCACGGCAATTAGTCCTCACGCCTCAGGAGGACTCATAGCGGCCACCAGGGACGGCTTCGCGCATCTGTACGAGGGCCGACTTCATCGCCTATCCGGAGTCATAGCGGACCAGCCCCGGCTGAGGATGAACGATGGCGCCTGTGATGGAGCCGGCAGGTTTTTGGCTGGGTCCATGTCTTATGGAGCAGAACCTGATGCCGGGGCGCTTTATCGGCTGGATCTCGATCAGCAAGTCGAGAAGATCATTGAGCCCGTATCCATCCCGAACGGAATCGACTGGAATGCAGACGGTACCTTGATGTACTTCACGGACTCCGCCACTGGTCTCATCAAGGGCTACGACTATGACGTCGACACGGGCATCCTCGGCAGCCAGCGAACGGTTCTCGATCTGTCAGACGCCGCAGGTGAGCCGGATGGGCTGACCGTTGATGCAGAGGGAAATCTCTGGATCGCCATGTGGGACGGCTGGGAGGTGCGTTGCTACAGCCCTGAAGGGGACCTGCTGTACCAGCTACCCGTGCCTGTCCAGCGTCCGACCAGCGTCGCCTTCGCGGGACACTCCTTGACGGAGCTGTATATTACCACTTCCCGGTACGGGCTCTCCGCCGAAGCCCTGGCTGCTCAACCGGCAGCCGGAAGGCTTCTTCGTTACCGCCCGGGCGTTGCGGGCCGTAACCCCACTCTTTGCCGGGTACAACTAACCACTTTTCCGACTACCGAGGAACTTGAACCATGCGAATAG